In Salinisphaera sp. LB1, one genomic interval encodes:
- a CDS encoding helix-turn-helix domain-containing protein: MNDIILVSLKRINAEVFLDMKVTTLKQLGAFIRDQRRQRKWTQKQLADASGTLQSWLSGVEKGKGNPEFGKLMAVLRALDVTLDLHRQSAGPKPVPCPNASPAQLDRASTVRRTASGGLDSSRRDGPSPASGGIARGSAQAPSVQSLRARFQKSGKK, translated from the coding sequence TTGAATGATATTATTCTAGTATCATTAAAGCGAATAAATGCTGAGGTGTTTCTCGACATGAAAGTCACGACGCTGAAACAGCTTGGCGCCTTCATTCGTGACCAGCGCCGCCAGCGCAAGTGGACACAGAAGCAACTCGCAGACGCATCCGGGACACTGCAGTCCTGGTTATCGGGCGTTGAGAAGGGGAAAGGCAACCCCGAGTTCGGCAAGCTCATGGCCGTGTTGCGGGCGCTTGATGTGACGCTAGACCTTCATCGGCAAAGCGCCGGGCCTAAGCCTGTTCCGTGCCCGAATGCCAGTCCAGCCCAATTGGATCGCGCCAGCACGGTTCGACGCACGGCTTCTGGCGGACTGGACTCGTCTCGGCGTGACGGCCCCTCTCCGGCATCGGGGGGCATCGCTCGTGGGAGCGCGCAAGCACCGTCAGTGCAATCGCTTCGTGCCCGTTTCCAGAAGAGCGGCAAGAAGTAG